The region tttcctggacATGGGGGTACTACCTGTCCAAGATTTAAGTTGGTAATTTGCATAATGTTTGCAAAATCCTTTGCACATTAATAGCGGACCTTGTGGACAAATTATGCCCAGATCTGTCAGGCGTAAGCCCTGGTGGAAGTAATCATGGTTTAGGACGTAGGATGGGTACGGAGTGGGGTACAGGTGGGGATAAGTATGTGGTAAGTAGTGGGTAGGGATGGACTTGCTCTGTTTAGGCCTACCAGGGAAGACACTCCAGAAAATTAATGATGAAAATAAGCTCTTTCATACTCCCAAACAAGattggaaataaatgatgaatgaatgaatgaatgaatgaatgaatgaatgaatgaatgaatgaatgaatgaatgattgctGTCGCCCAAAGTGAAACCAGGTGGTCGTGAAGGCATGCGAAACTTGTGGTGGCTGTTTTTTCATTCTCTTTCAACAATTTTCCCTATAATATAGAGCCCGAAATCACAATCATAACGACACAAAATATGACACCAATGAAGATGGACACTACAACTACAGGTGTTCAATCTATATCAGCCTTTGAGAATGTGGCTTCCACATTCCCGTACAATGCGACACCCGGAACAATAACCAATAACAGTGATTTAGGTAagtcaaatatttattttctgtCTTTGTAGTTCTAATAATTGTCGTCCATGAATTtgatcatacattaatttgtTAAAGATACAAACATATATCATTGGATCTGTATTAATGGAACTGTAAATTGATTTCACAGAAACAGAATTGATCGTTAGTGTCATGCATTAAATGTCCATCCCTCAATAACTATAGAATGATAaggtataccgtaaaattccgtctacaagcatttatgcctctaaacgaggtttttttgacacaagagacaagaggcagacactctcaacaaaaacgttatttggagtttgaacaactatattactgataaaggcggctgtacaaacatgtatatttgtaagaccaatctattgcaatgtttttgagaagggtattggcctttcatatctttcgttaaaaaaagcctcgtttagaggcatatatgcttctagacggaattctacggtattttcAGTCATCTTTGACTGCGTATTAGCCATTTTATTCCTGTCTtacagccatattgtaacatttccataagttAGATTAGAAtaatatttcttttccacaaaatattaACTATCACtgccagatatgtcccctttcaaTTTTTCCTATATAGAGCACGAAATCACAACGACACAAAATATGACACCAATGAAGATGGACACTACAACAACAGGTGTGCAATCTATATTAGCCTTTGAGAATGTGGCATCCATATTCCCGTACAATGCGACACCAGGAACAATAACTAATAACAGTGATTTAggtaagtcaaatattatttgCTGTCCTCGTAATTCTATTTGTCATCCATGAATGATACAAACATATATCTGTGTATCTGGATCGATATCTGTGTGTTAAATGGAACTGTACAATAATATGAAAGTAGTAGAATGGATTTGTATATGTCATGCAATGTCCTTTGCTCAATAACTAAAGAAtgataaagtttttttttaatttggtcaacaaatgtggtgttttttttcttcttaaattGAAACTATGTCACATTTGACTGCATATATAATAGCAATTCATTATAAGGAAAGCTagttaaaatgtcaaaaactgCTTCTAAATTAATTGTTTCACGTATTTTCATATTGACATAACCTATTGCAGTATCCTACCTATTTGAACACAAAAACCGAGAAGAAGATTTCAAGTTCAATAGCGAAGGTGACTTGACGCTTACAATTCCGAAGGAATTTCTCGCGTCAGGACTTCATAACGGAACCGGTAAGTTTATTCGAACATTTAAGGGTAAAGTGTGCTGAGAGTTTTTCTTTGTGAGCCTGTTTGTTcacttcttaacatgatttgaaaatatatttaaccATCATACAGTTTCAATAATCAAGGCTGTATAGTAGCACACCCACTGTACATGGTAAAACCCTTACTACATCGGATTAATTGTGTGCTAAATGTACACATTAATGATATGCCTACACCAAATTATTATAGATCTCTCTTATGAGTAAAGGATATATCTGACAACCGTACAGATTTGTTGcctcaaaaatgtcattttaatggATTAACTAAGTGTTTAAATATTGATCATTACAATTCAGATCATTTCTCTATAAAGCACATACTTGGGATGGTACTCTATAGCCCCGGGTCCCGTCTATAGCGCAGCATTTAACCGTTGTTCTTAATGGCCAATGGATATGAAACACACAATAACATTCTCTAATAGATACATTTTTGTGACAGGTTATCTCACAGTCGTcatttggaaaaccccaaatgatgACACAAACTTCTGAGAGGAACTGATTCGGATAAAGTATACCACCTGCTGGGAAGTACAGTGGTTTCAATAAACCTATTCAGCATAAATGGCACTTTGAGGAAGCATGAGGATGACTATAAATGGAATATTACGTTCCCGATAAAGGTAAAATATATGGAATATATTAATACAAAACGCACACAAgtccacccaagtccatactttggccaaattgagttaagcatgggataTTGTTGCTtataaaatacataggcctatcatatgtataaaagttgaacccaaatcCACCCACTACgtgcgtctattgagcatgtgaaatccaacgCCTATACCATgcatgtatgatacacatttgttttttagttttcttaaaatcactttcgatggacttgggtgggttttgtattcatgtattcaattgtcaatCATAGCAAGATGAGTAGAACAATTTAAGCAGTAGAAGCAACTCAACAATTAATACAGGTTTACGAAAGCATGGTATAATTATTATAGTGGGATGAGTCGTTAATTAACACAGAAGGTTGCATACATTTTAAAAATCCAACGAGATTTTGTAAACTTTTTATCTTAAATTATCATGTACAATTGTATCAAAATGGCAACAAAATCAATGAATAAAAACGAGGTGGAGCCAAGATTCACCAATCATATTGTACATTGGAAGTTGCTCTACTTTGCAGAGCATTgccaaaaatagtaaaaaatagtAATAAATTAAGCTAGATGAAATATACATAATATGTTACCTTTACAGTTGTTTTGTCAACAAAATATACACATCACTTACGTCGCCTGTGAAACTACACAGCATcattatttgaagaaaaaaacatgaaTATGCGATTATTAATAGTCAATTTGTTATGTCGTGTTTTTATCTTAATTCAATTTCAACCAgtattaaataatttaataatattataatttataggtTGGTACTAATGAGCTAATTAATATATTTGATTGACAGCCACCTATGAGTAACAATTCAAACCAAGCAAAGTATATCAATCACTTTTGTGGATATTGGGATGTCAGAAACAAGTAAGTCAATTGTCAAAAAAGTCAAGAGGCACGTGTGGAGTTTACTATGATAGTTATGTCCAGTATAACTGTCAAATCGGAATATACCATTTTGTATTGATGTTTTGGCAATTCCTGTAGTTATTTCTGTTTGCAAAATCCTCTCCTTAAAGATTTTCTTATCAAATTTTGGCCCACATTGACTCTTTCGATGTAAAATCATTTACCGAATTGAAGACCCATGTATTCTATCTAAATTTTCATACTAATTGATATTTAATATGTTTTATTATGTGTCCCATATAATGCAGCCGGTGGTCGCGTGAAGGTTCCTTTACTTATGAGGACGATATGAATGAGACATATCAAACCTGTGGATTCAACCACCTTACATCTTTCGCCGTCCTTTTTGAGTTTTCGAAGGTAATGTTACGCTgttgcaaaatatatatttaatggGAATGAAATATCACTTAGATAAAAACTTGTATTTTAACAATATTGAAACAATACAGATTTTAACATTACCTTTAATTGCTACGTTTTCTCCGCAATATAGGATGATACCCAAGTTTATTCACACGTGATTGAGGAAGTAGTCGCTACTGGAATCGTCATTTCTATTATATCATTGATATTTGGATTGGTCGTCTGTGTAATATTGTGGTTAGTGGTTATTTTaagataaaatatataataaattattaataaaacaaacaaacatgattaATACCATtagtgttgatttttttttcaattcgttTCAATATTTAATATCAGtatttaattgttattattattattattattattattattattattattattattattattattattattattatcattatcattgttgtcgttgttgttgttgttgttgttgttgttagtttGAAAAAGTCATCCCTGCATT is a window of Amphiura filiformis chromosome 2, Afil_fr2py, whole genome shotgun sequence DNA encoding:
- the LOC140137605 gene encoding uncharacterized protein is translated as MTPMKMDTTTTGVQSISAFENVASTFPYNATPGTITNNSDLEHEITTTQNMTPMKMDTTTTGVQSILAFENVASIFPYNATPGTITNNSDLVSYLFEHKNREEDFKFNSEGDLTLTIPKEFLASGLHNGTGYLTVVIWKTPNDDTNF